Within Halorubrum lacusprofundi ATCC 49239, the genomic segment CGCGACGAGGTTGTAGTTGTGGAGGTTCGCGTCCGCGAGCGCGGCGTCGTAGGAGGCCATCGCCGTGTCGGCGACGCCGACGCCGCCGGCGACGTGGATGGTGTTCATCGGCTGAGAGTCGACGGCGCGGGAGGTAAGGGGTTACGAACTGGGGCGCTGCCGACGACGGCACAAAAGCTGAATATAAAAGGGAGTGGTGGCGCGCGCCTCGCGGCTGGTGCTTTGGAAGCGTACCCCGTTGATCTACCGTCAGAAACCCTGCAGAACTCAAAACCGCCCGCCGATCGGAACGTCTAGTACTGGTAGTTGATGACCTGCTCTTCGGTCTTCTCGGCGTCCTGCAACTTCTCGCGCGCCTGCTCGAAGTCCGCTTGCGTGACCTCGGTGCGACCGTCGCGGATCGCGAACATCCCGGCCTCGGTCGCCAGCGAGGCGATGTCGGCGCCGCTGTATCCCTCTAGGTCGGCCGCGACCTCGCTCACGTCCGTCCCTTCGGCGACGTTCATGTCCTGCGTGTGGATCTCCAAAATGCGCGCGCGACCCTCGGCGTTCGGCTCCGGCACCTCGATGAGGCGGTCAAAGCGCCCCGGACGCAAGATCGCCTCGTCGAGCATGTCGAAGCGGTTCGTGGCGGCCATGATCCGGACCTCGCCGCGGTCGTCAAAGCCGTCCATCTCGGAGAGCAACTGCATCATCGTGCGCTGAACCTCGGCGTCGCCCGACGTCTTCGAGTCCGTCCGCTTGGCGGCGACGGCGTCAATCTCGTCGATGAAGATGACAGCGGGCTCGCGTTCGCCAGCGAGCTCGAACAGGTCACGGACGAGTCGGGCGCCCTCGCCGATGAACTTCCTGACCAGTTCGGAGCCGGCCATCTTGATGAAGGTGGCGTCGGACTCGTTGGCGACCGCCTTCGCCAGCATCGTCTTCCCAGTCCCCGGCGGGCCGTGCAGGAGGACACCGCTCGGCGGATCGACGCCGACCGCCTCGAACTGCTCGGGGTCTTCGAGCGGGTCCTCGACGGCCTCGCGGACCTCGCGGATCTGGTCGTCGATGCCGCCGATGTCGTCGTAGGTGACGTCCGGGGACTCGGTGACCTCCATCGCCTGCGCCCGGGAGTCGGTCTCGTCGTCGAGCACCTGCTGGACCGCGAAGGAATCGTTGTTCGCGACGCGGTCGCCGGGCCGGAGGTCGGACTCAAGCGTCGTGGACGCCTGCGTCAGCACCTCCTGGTTGTTGCCGTGCTGTTTGATGACTACTCCGTCATCGGTGATCTCCTCGACGGAGGCGATGTACAGCGAGGTGGTCTTCAGCACCTCGTTTTCGCGTTTCAGCCCGTCCACGTCCGACTTGAGTTCGCCGCGCCGGTCCTGCGCGTCATCAAGTCGGTCCTCGAGCTCATCGTTCACCTGCAGTATCCGCCGGTAGTGCTGGCGGATCGCCTCGAGCCGCTCCGTCTCGCTCATCTCCGGATCGAGTTCCAGACGAGGACGGTCGGGCAGTGAGGGGCTATGAGACATTCGTTGGTGCCGATTAGGAAGCGCGCGTAAATGTGCCTTTGGGTCACGGCGGTCTCCCAATTCGATCGTGCGACCGATCCGGCCGTGTGAGGCGGTCCCTCCGAGCGAACGGGAGCCGGATCGATCGTCTCGGGAGGTAGATATCACTCACGATAACTATGGGTCAACGTTTTAACCGATCACGCGTGTAACTCGCGTCATGAGCGCACGAACAGCAATCGGTCACGCCGGTCCGCGACTCCGAGCGGGTGATCGGCAGACCGCAGTCCTCCGATCATGAGTGACGCCGAGGCGCAGCCCACGGTCCTTGCGGTCGACGACGAGCCCGACCTCGCCGAGCTGTACCGGGTGTACCTCGACGCGACCTACGACGTGCGGATCGCCACCGGCGGCGAGGAAGCCCTCTCGATGATGGACGAGTCGGTCGACGTGGTCCTCTTAGATCGACGGATGCCCGAGATGTCGGGCCACGAGGTGCTCGAGGCGATCCGCGGGGAAGGGTACGACGCGCGGATCGCGATGCTGACCGCGGTCGAGCCGGATGTCGATATCGTCGACATGCCGTTCGACGACTACAAGACGAAGCCCGTTTCGAAGGAGGACCTGCTCGCGCTCGTGGAGGTACTGCTCCACCGTGCGGAGTTCGACGAGCACAGCCAGGAGTTCTTCGCGCTGGCGTCGAAGAAGGCTGCGCTGGAGGCCGCCGATACGACGAACACCGACGAGTACGAGGAGCTCATCGACCGGATGGAGGCGGTTCGGGACCGCGTCGACGACACCCTCGACCACCTCTCCGCGCGGGACGCCTTCGCCGAGATTCCCGGCGGAATTCCGTAGCGGCCTTCGAACGCACCTACTCGATCGCTAACTCCCCGTCGCCCTCCCCGCCGTCGCCACCGTCATCGTCACCGTCACCCTCCTCGTCCCACTCCAATTCGAACTCGACGCTGAGCTCGCCCGGTCCGTTGTCCGGCCCCTCGCGCTCGGCTTTCACCTCGAACGTCGGCCGTGCGGGCGGGTCCATCGTCACCGACTGCTCGCCTTTCTGCAGGGTGATCGCGTTGTCGGACTCCAGCGAGTCCGCGACGGTCCGGAGATACGCGGCGATCTCGGCGCGGCTCCGGCGGCTCTCCGACTCGAAGAGGACTTCTTCAGGCATGACCGTGAGTACGCGCGGTGAGAACATAAAATCCCCCACAGAACGAGATTGTCGGCCCGATCAGACGACAAAATCCGCCATCGCCGCCGAAGCAGTTAGAACCCGTCCTCGAAGACGAACGTCCCGTTGCGCTGGACAACCTCGCCGTCGACTTCGATGACGGAGTCCTCGCTCATGTCGACGATCATGTCGACGTGCTCGGCGGACTCGTTGACCTCGTTGCCTTCGCCGACCGTCTCCGGGTACGCGGAACCGACCGCCATGTGGACGGTGTCGCCCATCTTCTCGTCGAACAGCATGTTGTAGGTGAACCGGTCGATCTGGCGGTTCATCCCGATGCCGAGTTCCCCGAGATGCCGAGATCCCTCGTCGGTGTCGAGGATCCCCGTCAGCAGGTCCTCGTTGCGTTCGGCGGAGTGGGAGACGACCTCTCCGTCCTCGAACCGGAGCCGGACCCCCTCGATCTCGCGGCCGTAGCGATAGAGTGGTAGATCGAAGTGAACCTCGCCGTCGACGCCGTCGCGCACGGGCGCGGTGAACACTTCACCGCCGGGAAGGTTGGCCTCGCCGTAGTCGTTAAGCGTGGAGTTACCCGACAGGTCCATCGTCAGGTCGGTCTCCTCACCGGATGTGATCCGGACCTCGTCGGCGGTATCGAGGATCTCGACCATGTTCGACTGGAACTCGCGCTGTTCGTCCCAGTCGAGCGAGACGGCGTCCCACACGAAGTTCTCGTACGCCTCGGTGCTCATTCCGGCGAGCTGGGCGTGGCTCGCGGTCGGGTACTGCGTGAGACACCACGTCTTCGAGAGCCGCGTCCGCTTGACGTCCTCCATCGCCCGGTTGTAGGCCGCGTTGGTCTCCGGGTCGATGTCGGCGTCCTCGGTGGCGTTCGAGCCGCCGCGCGCGATGATGAACACGTCGGCCTCCTCGTAGAGCGCGCGTCGGTGGCTCGGCTCGGTGAAGTCGTCCGATGAGCGCTTGAAGGCGCGCTGGGCGCGCTTCGAGTAGTTGAGGTAGACGGGGTTGGCACCGCGATCCCCGCAGATCTCGTGGAGGGCGACCGCGAGGTCCTCGGCCTCCTTCGGCATCTGGATGACCACGTCGTCGCCCGACTGGATGTCGGTGGAGTGGTCGGCGATGATCTCCGCGTGTTCGCGAACGCGTGCGTCCATGTGCAGGCGTTTCGCGGCCGAGGAATTACGGCTTTTCCTTCCGGCGGCACGCGTGGGGGAGCCGGCTGTTCCGCAGTCGTGGGGGAGCCGACGACACAACGGGTTTGACGCCCCGCCTCGTACAGTCGGACATGTCCCGGCTCGCGTTCCGCGCGGCCGCAGCCGTCGTCGGCGTCGCGCTGCTCGCGGTGTATCTGGCCGCGGCCGCGTTCGTCGCCGACGCGCTGCTGTTTCTCTGGGCCACACGCCCCGACCTCCCCGTTCTCCTCGCGCTGCTCGCCGTCGTCGCGGTCGGCTCGGCGTACCTCAGCTACTGGATCGGGACCGCACAGGTCCTCGCGAGTCTGGAGGGCGACCGACTGCCCCGCGAGCGCGCGCCCGACCTCCACCATCGGATCGACGCACTCGCGGCTCGGATGGCTGTCGACCGCCCGGCGCTGTACGTCACCGACGCCCGGGCGCCGAACGCGTTCGCGGTCGGCGGCGGATCGGGCGGCGGGGCCCTCGTGATGGACCGGTCGCTGTTCCGGATCCTCTCGGCGCGCGAGGTGGAGGCAATCGTCGCGCACGAACTGGCGCACCTCGAAACGAACGACGGGCTCGCGCTCGCGATGGCCGACGGGATCGGGCGTGCAGTCGTCGGGTTCACCACGGTGCTTGCGCTGCCGGCACTCCTTGCACTCTCTGGGCTCGCCGCCGCCTCGGCGTGGATCCGGGGGCGCCCCGGTGACCGGTCAGGTCCCTTCGCGTGGCTCCACCGCGCGCTCACGAACGGACTGTTCGCCGGCTTCGTACTCGCGACTCTCCTCGCCCGGTCGCGGTCGCGCAAGCGGGAGTTTGCGGCCGACGACCGTGCGGCTGAGGTGACCGGAGACCCCATCGCGCTTGCACGGGCGCTCCGGCGGATCGAGCGAGCCGCGGAGCCGTCGTGGCCCTTCACACCGCTGTCCACGTACAAACGGACCGAGAACCCGGCTGAGCGCTGGCTGTCGACGCACCCCTCGATCGAGGAGCGCGTCGAGCGCCTACGGCGGCGGGCGGCGGCACAGGAGTCGACCCGCCGAATCCCTATTGGGCCGTCGAGAGGGGGTCGACGCCGGTGAGTTGGTGATTGAGGGGACTACGTGCAGGAGGCCTACAGCCCGTACTGCTCCCGTGTCGCGTCGCCGAGCCCCCGCTCGTCGAGCAGGTCCAGCGGCGCCAGCATATCGAGCTGGACGACGCCGGGGAGTCGACCGATCTGGACGCCGCCGGTGAAGGTACACCGAGCGCGGATCTCGCCCTCGCTCATGTCGAGGAGTTTCCCGGCGCGGTCGAAGGCGTTCTGCGTGGCGTCGTTGACGGTGGCGCCGGAGCCGACGACCTGAATCGGGGCCATGTCGTCCTCGACGTCGACGCCGTGTTCTGCGCCGAGGTTCTGGCCGGACTCGCGCTCCGCGTCAGTGTAGGGCTTGCTGATGAAGGGCAGATCCTCCTCGTTCGGGAGCAGCACGGGACCATCGATATCGAGGCCCTCGATCACCTCTACGTCCATCGTGACGGTGCCGCTCACGTCGGTCGTGTGGAGGGAGAGCTCGCCGTCGCCCTGGTTCGCGTGGAGGTCGCCGACGTACACCCCGCCGCCGTCGATCTCGACGGGGCAGATCAGCGTGGCACCCGCACGGACCTCGGAGATGTCCATGTGGCCGTCGGTGCGCTTTTCGAGATCTGCCTCGGTCTCGACGCCGTAGTCGTGGTCGGCGCCGATGAGACTCTGGCCGAAGTCGCCCGCGTTGTGCGAATCGGGCATCGTCACCGACGGCGTCGTTCCGATGTTCCCGATGAAGGGTCGGAGGCGACCGAGCGTGCCGGGCATCCCGTCCGGCTCGTACAGCAGGATCGGGTGTTGCCGGGCGTTCTCGGGGATGTCCATCACGCGCTCGGCGTCGAGCGCGAGCTCGTGAGCGCCCTCCTTGTCGAGGGTGACGCCGACCGCGTTCTCGTGGTCGAACGCGACGGTGTACCCGTACTCGAAGCCGAACGAGGAGGCGTTAGCGCCGCACTCGGCACAGCGGATCGCGTCTTCGCCCGTGCCCTCGACGATGGAGTCGGGCCACGTCGTCCCGCACTCGGGACAGCGGTGGTCGACGAAGGGATCGTCGCCGAACGCACCCTCGCGCTCGGCCATCGAGCCCGTGCTGGTGGCCATGCTTGTCACCTCGACGTCGCGGATGTGGATCGCGATCGCGTCGCCGACCTCGGCGCCCTCGACGCGGATCGGGCGGGTCACCTCGTGGCCGCCGCGGAACGACGGCGTGACCATCGGCCCCCAGCACCCCGGCGGCGTGTACGTCTCCACCCTTCCGCCGTCAGCGACTGTGCCGGCCCACTCCTGATCGGGACCGACCAGCCCGAGCGTGTACTGGTCGACGTACAGCTCCTCTTGAACGCCTTGTTGTGACATACCACGTCGTGATTGGTGGGTCGCGGGAATAACGCTACTGCTCGCGGAAGCGTTCGATCGGTGTGGCGAGGTAGCGGGGTGGTGGGGTGTCGGGGTGACGGGGTGGCAGGGTGGCGGGTGGCGGAGTGGTGTGAGGACAGGATGACGGGCGGCAGGTGTCGGACGGCGGGCTCCCGCGATCGCTTGCGTCCGTTTATAAGCGCGTCCCGCCAAACGCTCACCCATGCAGACCCACATCGTGCCGGTCGGCTTCGATTACGACCGCATGATCGCCCCGCTCATCCGGGACCAGTTCGACGTCGACCGGGTGATCCTCTTGGAGGGGACGGTCGGCAGCGAGGCCAACGTCGAGTACTCGCGCAACATCGCGCGCAAGCTCGAACAGGACTTTCGGAACCTGCTCGGCGCCGAGACCGTTCGGGAGCAACTGGACGACGTGTACGACTACGACGCCGCCTTCGAGCGCGCCTTCGATCTGATAAATGCGGAACTCGATCGGGACGAGGGAGTCGATGATTCCGACGAGCGCGAAGTGTGGGTGAACCTCTGTTCGATGCCGCGGCCCGTCTCCTTCGCGTTCGCGACCGCGGCCCACTCGATCATGGTCGAGCGGCAGGACGACCGCGACCGCATCCACACCTACTACACCGCCCCGGAGAAGTACTTAGAGACCGAACTCGCCGAGGAGCTCCGGGCGAACCGCGACCTCCTGCGGGAGTTGGTCGAGGACGACGCGGTAGCCGACGATCGCGTCGGCGACGACCGCATCGCCGAACAGCTTGCCACCACCACCGACCTGCTCGCGGAGTTCGACGAGCGCGGCACCACCATCGGCGCGAAGCGCATCGGGGACAGCCACGTGATCGAGCTTCCGGTCGCCTCCTTCCAGAACGTCAAGCCGTTCGAGGAGCTCGTGTTGTTCACCCTCGGCGAGCACGGCGAGTTCGAGTCGGTCTCCGAACTGGCCGAGACGCTCGCCGCCGACCTCAACGAGCAGTACACCGACTCGTTCCGCTCGAAGGTGATATACAACGTCGATCGGCTCGGCCCCGGGGGCAAGGGGTACATCGAGCGCGAAGAACACGGGAAGTCCTACCGAACCACTCTCTCGCGGATCGGCGAACTGTGGGTCCGGGCGCACGCCGGCGAGGATCGGGAGTTGGCGTAGGACGTGTCGGATCTCGGAAGGGCGGTTAGCTGTTTATAAGTGGCTTCTGGCAGTGGATCGACGGCGAAGGCCTCCAAAGCCCCAACCGCTCGGCGATACGTGATCGACGACTCCGCGGTGAACAGCTTCAAAGCCCCAGCCGCGAGGACGAAGGCGGCCCCTTTGAGTCCCACCCGACCGCACAGCACCGCGGCCTCACGCCTCCCCAGCCTCGTCGCTCGCTTCGCTCGCGACTCCCTCGCGCGTGCTCCTCGGCCGCGAGGCAGCCTCGGCGGCACGCGCCACCGCGACTGATTTATCAGTGCCGTGACCGGCCCGTTTTTATTCGTGGGACGGGGAGACACACGCGATGAATCCGGCGCGGGACCCCGACGCGACAGACCGCGACGCCGCCGACCTCGACGACGACTTCGGCTTCGCCGAGCCGGCGACCGACCAGTCGTTCGAGAACGCGCTCGCGAAGGCCCGCGACGGCGACCGCCTCTCAATCGACGACGCGACCGAACTGCTCGCGACCGGCACGGACACCGAGGGGGTCGACCCCGTCCGCAAAGAGCGGGTCCTCGAACTCGCCGACCGCCGGCGCCATGAGGAGGTCGGCGACGAGATCACGTTCGTCGCCAACCTCAACAACAACGTCACGACCGCCTGCAACACGGGCTGTCTGTTCTGCAACTTCAAGGACTCGGCGCACGCCTTCGAGGCCGACAGCGACGCCGACCACGTTGGCTTCACGAAGACGCCCGCCGAGTCCCGCGCGATCGTCGAAGACGCCCTCGACATGGGCGTCTACGAGGTGTGCTCGGTGTCCGGGCTCCACCCCGCGCTCGCGCTGAACGAGGAGCACCACGAGATCCTTCAATCCTACGACGACCCGGAAAGCGAGGTGAACTACAAACCGCCCGAGGAGTACGCCACGGATCCGGGCACCTACGTCGAGCAGATCGAGGCGATGTCGGTCGGCGGGATCCACCTGCACTCGATGACGCCCGAGGAGGCGTACCACGCCGCCCGCGGCACCGACTGGGACTACGAGACGGTCTACCGCGAACTCGCTGCGGCCGGACTCGACTCCGCTCCCGGCACCGCCGCGGAGATCCTCGTCGACGAGGTCCGCGACGTGATCTGCCCCGGGAAGATCCGCACCGACGACTGGGTCGCGGCCATGGAGGGCGCGATGGCGGCCGGCCTCGATGTCACCTCAACGATGATGTACGGTCACGTCGAGACGGTCGAACACCGCGCGAAACACCTCGGAGTGATCCGCGATCTACAGGACCGCACCGGCCGGATTACGGAGTTCGTCCCCCTCTCCTTTATCCACCAGAACACGCCCCTCTACCGCCACGGCGTTGTCGACTCCGGCCCCTCTCACGACGAGGACGAACTCGTGGTGGCGGTCGCGCGCCTCTTCTTGGACAACGTCGATCACGTGCAGGCCTCGTGGGTGAAGTCGGGCGACGCGCACGGACTGAAACTGCTCAACTGCGGCGCCGACGACTTCATGGGCACCATCCTCTCCGAGGAGATCACCAAACGCGCCGGCGGCGAGTACGGGGAGTTCCGCTCGTTCGACGACTACGTCGACATGATCACGGCGATCGGCCGCACGCCGGTCGAGCGCTCGACCGACTACCGCACCCGCCGGCGGATCGATCCCGACGACAATCCTCACGGACCGCGGCTCGGTCCTCGCGCCGACGGCACGCCGATGCTCTCGGACTCGTCGTCCGGCGGGTCCGGTAAGTCTGGCGCGTCTGGCGCGTCCGACGGGGAGTCGTCGGGCGCCGACGACTGAGCGCGGAACCGCGAGAAGAAGCGACGCCTACCGCCCGAGGTCCGCGTGCGCGGAGGAGAGGTGTCTGGAGCCGAGCGCCGCGAGCAGCGAGAGCTCGCCGGCGAGCGCGCCCACCGCGATCGCCTCCGCGAGCGCGTCGCCGTTGCTCCCGGCGGGGTCGCCGCCGCCGCGGACGCCGAGGATGTCCAGCCCTGCCGCCTGCGTCGGGAGCCCCGTCCCGCCGCCGACGGTCCCGACCTCGAGGCTCGCGAGCGACACGGAGAGGTACAGGTCGCCCTCGGGCGTCGTCTCCGCGGTCGTGATCGCGTTCGCCCCCTCGACGACCTGGGCCTCGTCCTGCCCGGTCGCGAGGAACATCGCCGCGACCGCGTTGGCGACGTGGGCGTTGAAGCCGAGCCCGCCCGCCTTCGCGGAGCCGACGAGGTTCTTCCGGGTGTTGATCTCCGCGATCGACTCCGGCGTCGTGTGGAGCCGCTCCTCGACGACCTCGCGGGGAACCTCCACGTCGGCGGCCACGGAGCGTCCGCGCCCCTCGACCGCGTTGATCGCGGCCGGCTTCTTGTCCGAACAGAGGTTCCCCGAGAGCGCGACGAGCGAGGCGTCCGTTTCGGCCTCGATCTCGTCGCAGGCCTCGCGGGTCGCGATGGTGACCATGTTCATCCCCATCGCGTCTTTCGTGTCGTAGCGGAACCGCAGGTAGACGTTGTTACCGACGACGTAGGGCGTCACGTCGAGCAGCTCGCCGTGGCTCGTCGTCGACTCGGCCGCCTCTCGAAGAACCCCCTCGTTGTCGCGGACCCACGAGACGAGCGCCTCCGCCTCGGCCACGTCGGCCACGCGGAAGATCGGCGCTCGGGTCATCCCGCTCTTCGTCACGCGCGCGGTCGCCCCGCCGGCGTCGTTGACGACAGAGCAGCCGCGGTTGATGGATGCGACGAGCGCGCCCTCCGTGGTCGCCATCGGGAGGTAGCGCTCGCCCGAGAGCGCGCCGCCGTCGACCGCGACGGGGCCGGCGACGCCCATCGGCACCTGCACCGCGCCGACCATGTTCTCGATGTTCGACCCGTGGGCGTCGGCCGCGTCGAACGCGTACTCGCCGAGCGCGTCGACGTCGGCGTCAGCAGTCTCGCTAACGAGGCGACGCCGGGCGGCCGCAGCGGTGTTGGCGTCGGCGTGCGCTTCGAGTTCGTGGAAGCGAATCTCGCCCTCGCTGACGCGGTCGGCGAGCGACGCGGGTGTGGGTTCGGTCATGGCCGGGGTTCCTCGCGGCGCGCGCTAATGACTATCGGTTT encodes:
- a CDS encoding response regulator — its product is MSDAEAQPTVLAVDDEPDLAELYRVYLDATYDVRIATGGEEALSMMDESVDVVLLDRRMPEMSGHEVLEAIRGEGYDARIAMLTAVEPDVDIVDMPFDDYKTKPVSKEDLLALVEVLLHRAEFDEHSQEFFALASKKAALEAADTTNTDEYEELIDRMEAVRDRVDDTLDHLSARDAFAEIPGGIP
- a CDS encoding acetamidase/formamidase family protein — its product is MSQQGVQEELYVDQYTLGLVGPDQEWAGTVADGGRVETYTPPGCWGPMVTPSFRGGHEVTRPIRVEGAEVGDAIAIHIRDVEVTSMATSTGSMAEREGAFGDDPFVDHRCPECGTTWPDSIVEGTGEDAIRCAECGANASSFGFEYGYTVAFDHENAVGVTLDKEGAHELALDAERVMDIPENARQHPILLYEPDGMPGTLGRLRPFIGNIGTTPSVTMPDSHNAGDFGQSLIGADHDYGVETEADLEKRTDGHMDISEVRAGATLICPVEIDGGGVYVGDLHANQGDGELSLHTTDVSGTVTMDVEVIEGLDIDGPVLLPNEEDLPFISKPYTDAERESGQNLGAEHGVDVEDDMAPIQVVGSGATVNDATQNAFDRAGKLLDMSEGEIRARCTFTGGVQIGRLPGVVQLDMLAPLDLLDERGLGDATREQYGL
- the cofH gene encoding 7,8-didemethyl-8-hydroxy-5-deazariboflavin synthase subunit CofH, with amino-acid sequence MNPARDPDATDRDAADLDDDFGFAEPATDQSFENALAKARDGDRLSIDDATELLATGTDTEGVDPVRKERVLELADRRRHEEVGDEITFVANLNNNVTTACNTGCLFCNFKDSAHAFEADSDADHVGFTKTPAESRAIVEDALDMGVYEVCSVSGLHPALALNEEHHEILQSYDDPESEVNYKPPEEYATDPGTYVEQIEAMSVGGIHLHSMTPEEAYHAARGTDWDYETVYRELAAAGLDSAPGTAAEILVDEVRDVICPGKIRTDDWVAAMEGAMAAGLDVTSTMMYGHVETVEHRAKHLGVIRDLQDRTGRITEFVPLSFIHQNTPLYRHGVVDSGPSHDEDELVVAVARLFLDNVDHVQASWVKSGDAHGLKLLNCGADDFMGTILSEEITKRAGGEYGEFRSFDDYVDMITAIGRTPVERSTDYRTRRRIDPDDNPHGPRLGPRADGTPMLSDSSSGGSGKSGASGASDGESSGADD
- the hmgA gene encoding hydroxymethylglutaryl-CoA reductase (NADPH) — its product is MTEPTPASLADRVSEGEIRFHELEAHADANTAAAARRRLVSETADADVDALGEYAFDAADAHGSNIENMVGAVQVPMGVAGPVAVDGGALSGERYLPMATTEGALVASINRGCSVVNDAGGATARVTKSGMTRAPIFRVADVAEAEALVSWVRDNEGVLREAAESTTSHGELLDVTPYVVGNNVYLRFRYDTKDAMGMNMVTIATREACDEIEAETDASLVALSGNLCSDKKPAAINAVEGRGRSVAADVEVPREVVEERLHTTPESIAEINTRKNLVGSAKAGGLGFNAHVANAVAAMFLATGQDEAQVVEGANAITTAETTPEGDLYLSVSLASLEVGTVGGGTGLPTQAAGLDILGVRGGGDPAGSNGDALAEAIAVGALAGELSLLAALGSRHLSSAHADLGR
- the pan2 gene encoding proteasome-activating nucleotidase Pan2 codes for the protein MSHSPSLPDRPRLELDPEMSETERLEAIRQHYRRILQVNDELEDRLDDAQDRRGELKSDVDGLKRENEVLKTTSLYIASVEEITDDGVVIKQHGNNQEVLTQASTTLESDLRPGDRVANNDSFAVQQVLDDETDSRAQAMEVTESPDVTYDDIGGIDDQIREVREAVEDPLEDPEQFEAVGVDPPSGVLLHGPPGTGKTMLAKAVANESDATFIKMAGSELVRKFIGEGARLVRDLFELAGEREPAVIFIDEIDAVAAKRTDSKTSGDAEVQRTMMQLLSEMDGFDDRGEVRIMAATNRFDMLDEAILRPGRFDRLIEVPEPNAEGRARILEIHTQDMNVAEGTDVSEVAADLEGYSGADIASLATEAGMFAIRDGRTEVTQADFEQAREKLQDAEKTEEQVINYQY
- a CDS encoding aminopeptidase — protein: MDARVREHAEIIADHSTDIQSGDDVVIQMPKEAEDLAVALHEICGDRGANPVYLNYSKRAQRAFKRSSDDFTEPSHRRALYEEADVFIIARGGSNATEDADIDPETNAAYNRAMEDVKRTRLSKTWCLTQYPTASHAQLAGMSTEAYENFVWDAVSLDWDEQREFQSNMVEILDTADEVRITSGEETDLTMDLSGNSTLNDYGEANLPGGEVFTAPVRDGVDGEVHFDLPLYRYGREIEGVRLRFEDGEVVSHSAERNEDLLTGILDTDEGSRHLGELGIGMNRQIDRFTYNMLFDEKMGDTVHMAVGSAYPETVGEGNEVNESAEHVDMIVDMSEDSVIEVDGEVVQRNGTFVFEDGF
- a CDS encoding amphi-Trp domain-containing protein, which translates into the protein MPEEVLFESESRRSRAEIAAYLRTVADSLESDNAITLQKGEQSVTMDPPARPTFEVKAEREGPDNGPGELSVEFELEWDEEGDGDDDGGDGGEGDGELAIE
- a CDS encoding DUF6293 family protein; this translates as MQTHIVPVGFDYDRMIAPLIRDQFDVDRVILLEGTVGSEANVEYSRNIARKLEQDFRNLLGAETVREQLDDVYDYDAAFERAFDLINAELDRDEGVDDSDEREVWVNLCSMPRPVSFAFATAAHSIMVERQDDRDRIHTYYTAPEKYLETELAEELRANRDLLRELVEDDAVADDRVGDDRIAEQLATTTDLLAEFDERGTTIGAKRIGDSHVIELPVASFQNVKPFEELVLFTLGEHGEFESVSELAETLAADLNEQYTDSFRSKVIYNVDRLGPGGKGYIEREEHGKSYRTTLSRIGELWVRAHAGEDRELA
- a CDS encoding M48 family metallopeptidase, which translates into the protein MSRLAFRAAAAVVGVALLAVYLAAAAFVADALLFLWATRPDLPVLLALLAVVAVGSAYLSYWIGTAQVLASLEGDRLPRERAPDLHHRIDALAARMAVDRPALYVTDARAPNAFAVGGGSGGGALVMDRSLFRILSAREVEAIVAHELAHLETNDGLALAMADGIGRAVVGFTTVLALPALLALSGLAAASAWIRGRPGDRSGPFAWLHRALTNGLFAGFVLATLLARSRSRKREFAADDRAAEVTGDPIALARALRRIERAAEPSWPFTPLSTYKRTENPAERWLSTHPSIEERVERLRRRAAAQESTRRIPIGPSRGGRRR